A stretch of the Candidatus Palauibacter australiensis genome encodes the following:
- a CDS encoding ABC transporter permease, which produces MPDGSARRSAARLARDAVLRMAFAVEAYFRLLVRVTRACLSRPFYRVDLVQQMDTIGVASIFIVMLTGLFTGMVLALQAAVEMERFGATVYIGRLVGASTIRELGPVLTALIVTGRAGAGMAAALGAMRVTEQVDALRTMGVDPIRKLVVPRFLAALVMLPVVTIIGNAIAILGGLLIAVLTLDFTAQLYINSVWETLAQTGFVLTIVPIDLIQGLVKPFAFGGIIALTSCFHGLRAEGGTEGVGRATTRAVVTSSILILAVDYFLTQILLTMFQW; this is translated from the coding sequence GTGCCCGACGGCTCCGCCCGCCGTTCCGCTGCAAGACTCGCCCGCGATGCCGTACTCCGCATGGCCTTCGCGGTCGAGGCCTATTTCAGGCTTCTCGTGCGGGTGACGAGGGCCTGCTTGAGCCGGCCCTTTTATCGCGTCGACCTCGTGCAGCAGATGGATACGATCGGCGTCGCCTCGATCTTCATCGTCATGCTGACGGGCCTCTTCACGGGGATGGTGCTCGCCCTGCAGGCCGCCGTGGAGATGGAACGCTTCGGGGCGACCGTCTACATCGGCCGCCTGGTGGGGGCCAGCACGATCCGCGAACTCGGCCCCGTCCTCACGGCGCTCATCGTCACCGGGCGGGCGGGGGCGGGCATGGCGGCGGCCCTGGGCGCGATGCGGGTCACGGAGCAGGTCGACGCGCTCCGCACGATGGGCGTGGACCCGATCCGGAAACTCGTCGTGCCGCGTTTCCTGGCCGCGCTCGTGATGCTCCCCGTGGTCACGATCATCGGCAATGCCATCGCCATCCTGGGCGGGCTCCTCATCGCGGTGCTGACGCTGGACTTCACGGCCCAACTGTACATCAACTCCGTGTGGGAAACGCTCGCCCAGACCGGCTTCGTGCTCACGATCGTCCCCATCGACCTGATTCAGGGGCTGGTGAAGCCCTTCGCGTTCGGCGGGATCATCGCGCTTACGAGCTGCTTCCACGGGCTTCGGGCGGAGGGCGGCACGGAAGGCGTCGGACGCGCGACGACGCGGGCCGTGGTGACCTCATCCATCCTCATACTCGCGGTGGATTACTTCCTCACCCAGATCCTGCTCACCATGTTCCAATGGTGA
- a CDS encoding RidA family protein, with protein MQTGPVHTDHAPAAVGPYSQGYWAGELFYSAGQVGLVPSTGQLVGPDVVSQAERVMTNLAAVLDEAGLAFGDVVKTTIFLADMGDFGAVNEVYARHFEPPYPARSTVAVGALPLGARVEIEVIGRARPA; from the coding sequence ATGCAGACCGGACCTGTCCACACCGACCACGCGCCCGCCGCCGTCGGCCCCTACTCTCAGGGATACTGGGCCGGCGAGCTGTTTTACTCCGCAGGGCAGGTGGGGCTGGTCCCGTCCACCGGCCAACTGGTCGGCCCCGATGTCGTCTCCCAGGCAGAGCGCGTGATGACGAACCTCGCGGCCGTGCTGGACGAGGCGGGGCTCGCCTTCGGCGATGTCGTAAAGACGACGATCTTTCTCGCGGACATGGGCGATTTCGGCGCCGTGAACGAGGTCTACGCCCGGCACTTCGAGCCTCCGTATCCCGCGCGCTCGACGGTCGCCGTGGGCGCGCTGCCCCTGGGGGCCCGGGTCGAGATTGAGGTGATCGGGCGGGCGCGGCCGGCGTGA